From Camelina sativa cultivar DH55 chromosome 20, Cs, whole genome shotgun sequence, the proteins below share one genomic window:
- the LOC104768484 gene encoding dnaJ protein P58IPK homolog yields the protein MDLFRVWSGMDILGWRGMAYTVLLLNFVFACQLLFLQPLVSTLDGQSVEAAELYERASQSIKVKRYSDALDDLNAAIEADPALSEAYFKRASVLRHFCRYEDSENNYQKYLEFKSGDSNAEKELSQLHQAKSALETASTLYESKDIAKALEFVDKVVLVFSPACSKAKLLKVRLLMVSKDYSAVISETGYILKEDENNLEALLLRGRAYYYLADHDIAQRHYQKGLRLDPEHSELKKAYFGLKKLLKKTKSAEDNANKGKLRVSAEEYKEAIALDPEHTANNVHLYLGLCKVSVRLGRGKDGLNSCNDALNIDGELIEALHQRGEAKLLLEDWEGAVEDLKQAAQNSQDMEIHEALGRAEKALKMSKRKDWYKILGISKTASISEIKRAYKKLALQWHPDKNVGNREEAENKFREIAAAYEILGDDDKRARFDRGEDLEDMGGGGGGGYNPFHGGGGGGQQYTFHFEGGFPGGGGGFGGFGF from the exons ATGGATCTGTTCCGAGTTTGGTCAGGGATGGATATCTTAGGTTGGAGAGGAATGGCCTACACAGTTCTTCTTCTCAACTTTGTATTTGCTTGCCAACTTCTTTTCCTTCAGCCTCTCGTTTCTACTTTAG ATGGTCAATCAGTGGAAGCTGCTGAGTTATATGAGAGGGCTTCACAAAGTATCAAGGTTAAGCGTTACAGCGATGCCCTCGATGATCTGAATGCAGCTATTGAAGCAGACCCTGCTCTTTCTGAAGCTTATTTTAAGCGTGCCTCTGTGCTTCGTCATTTTTGCAG ATACGAAGACTCTGAAAATAACTACCAGAAATATCTAGAATTTAAGTCAGGAGATTCAAATGCTGAGAAAGAGCTCTCGCAGCTTCATCAAGCTAAGAGTGCTTTGGAGACTGCCTCAACTCTCTATGAATCAAAGGACATTGCGAAAGCTCTTGAATTTGTTGATAAAGTTGTTCTTGTCTTCTCCCCAGCTTGCTCTAAG GCAAAGCTTCTCAAAGTCAGGCTCCTTATGGTGTCTAAAGACTACTCTGCTGTAATTTCCGAGACTGGTTATATTCTCAAGGAAGATGAAAATAATCTTGAGGCTTTGCTCCTTCGTGGCCGTGCCTACTACTATTTAGCAGATCATGACATTGCCCAAAG GCATTACCAAAAAGGGCTTCGTCTTGATCCGGAACACAGTGAACTGAAGAAAGCATACTTCGGGCTGAAAAAACTgctcaagaaaacaaaaagc GCAGAAGACAATGCAAACAAAGGAAAGTTGCGAGTTTCAGCAGAGGAGTATAAAGAAGCTATTGCTCTGGACCCTGAACACACGGCAAATAACGTGCATCTCTATCTTGGATTATGCAAGGTCTCAGTCAGGCTCGGCCGTGGAAAAGACGGCTTAAATAGCTGTAATGACGCACTTAACATCGATGGAGAACTGATTGAAGCTTTACATCAG AGGGGAGAAGCTAAACTGTTGCTTGAAGATTGGGAAGGAGCTGTGGAGGATTTGAAGCAAGCCGCTCAAAACTCTCAG GACATGGAAATTCATGAAGCACTTGGTAGAGCAGAGAAAGCACTAAAGATGAgcaaacgaaaagattggtataAGATTCTTGGGATTTCGAAAACTGCTTCCATCTCTGAAATTAAACGAGCCTACAAGAAGCTTGCGTTACAGTGGCATCCCGATAAAAACGTAGGGAAtagagaagaagctgagaacAAGTTCCGAGAAATCGCTGCAGCTTATGAG ATTCTTGGAGATGACGATAAGCGGGCGAGATTTGACCGAGGAGAGGATCTTGAAGATATGGGTGGAGGCGGTGGCGGAGGATACAATCCGTttcatggtggtggtggtggtggacaaCAGTATACTTTCCATTTTGAGGGCGGTTTTCcaggcggtggtggtggttttgGCGGTTTTGGTTTCTAA
- the LOC104768485 gene encoding fasciclin-like arabinogalactan protein 11 (The sequence of the model RefSeq protein was modified relative to this genomic sequence to represent the inferred CDS: added 50 bases not found in genome assembly), translating into MATSRTLISSNLFIFFLVMATTNGQAPAPTPSGPTNITAILEKAGQFTLFIRLLKSTQASDQINTQLNSSSSNGLTVFAPTDNAFNSLKSGTLNSLSDQQKVQLVQFHVLPTLLTMPQFQTVSNPLRTQAGDGQNGKFPLNITSSGNQVNITTGVVSATVANSVYSDKQLAVYQVDQVLLPLAMFGSSAAPAPAPEKGGSVSKGSASGGDDGGDSTDSSDAERIGFGFGVRIATVAAIAAASSLWI; encoded by the exons ATGGCTACTTCAAGAACACTCATTTCCTCcaatcttttcatcttcttcctcgttaTGGCTACTACAAATGGTCAGGCTCCAGCTCCGACCCCTTCAGGTCCAACCAACATTACCGCAATCCTAGAAAAAGCTGGTCAGTTCACACTGTTCATAAGGCTTCTCAAAAGCACTCAAGCCTCAGACCAAATCAACACTCAGCTCAATTCTTCCTCGAGCAATGGCTTAACCGTGTTTGCCCCTACCGATAACGCCTTCAACAGCCTCAAATCAGGAACCTTAAACTCATTGTCCGACCAGCAAAAAGTTCAGCTTGTTCAGTTCCATGTCCTTCCCACGCTCTTGACCATGCCTCAGTTTCAAACCGTTAGTAACCCC CACTAGCTCCGGTAACCAAGTCAACATCACCACCGGAGTTGTGAGCGCCACCGTGGCTAACTCTGTCTACAGCGATAAGCAGCTCGCCGTTTACCAGGTCGATCAAGTTTTGCTGCCATTAGCGATGTTCGGATCAAGCGCGGCTCCTGCTCCGGCGCCTGAGAAAGGTGGATCAGTTTCGAAAGGTTCAGCTTCCGGTGGCGATGATGGAGGAGATTCTACTGATTCATCTGATGCAGAGAGAATCGGATTCGGATTTGGGGTCAGAATCGCTACTGTGGCAGCCattgctgctgcttcttctctGTGGATATAA
- the LOC104768486 gene encoding uncharacterized protein LOC104768486 yields the protein MMMMDAKDNTRGVVEHGSREVTSPASMVGDCAEITEELSPRQHQRRRVLGVDIPSRAHEDAHGDSLRANGSLIQSPVSKRFKFSPMSSPRIGRRVDDSISPSSSRSRRNLLSFKIRNNNADIEEGVASVAVSPSGDGGRDNKSYIPRTWSLTNLLAPRKSRKTESLPVTPITHSNPESMNGRYAVEVDPVTSMKEEQSLPIRRSRSVPTFFNKDGSVKPLGVFRVIPTPSRGDEKILEMMPASKISKPNDENSYGGEDVPEEEAVCRICMVEMEEDSEAFKMECMCKGELALAHKTCTIKWFTIKGNITCDVCKQEVKNLPVTLLRVQDSQERSRAARDIEISRFNNEWQEVPVLVIVSMLAYFCFLEQLLVMEMKSSAVAIALPFSCIIGLLASMTSTAMVKKKFVWLYAIVQFCFVVLFAHLFYLAIKQPVMCIVLATMIGFGLTMTGTTAVNEYLKWKRSNAHQSAST from the exons atgatgatgatggatgctAAAGATAACACTCGCGGAGTAGTAGAACATGGGTCTCGCGAAGTTACTTCTCCAGCTTCAATG GTTGGTGATTGTGCTGAGATAACAGAAGAGCTTTCACCGAGGCAACACCAAAGAAGGCGAGTTCTCGGGGTAGATATACCATCGAGAGCACACGAAGACGCTCATGGCGATTCTCTGAGAGCAAATGGTTCCTTAATCCAAAGCCCTGTTTCCAAAAGGTTCAAGTTTTCTCCAATGTCAAGCCCTAGAATTGGGAGACGTGTTGATGATTCCATAAGTCCTTCCTCTTCAAGAAGCAGAAGGAATCTCCTAAGCTTTAAAATCAGGAACAACAATGCAGATATTGAGGAAGGTGTGGCTTCTGTGGCTGTGTCGCCTTCAGGAGATGGTGGTAGGGATAATAAGTCTTATATTCCAAGAACATGGTCTCTCACTAATCTCTTAGCTCCTAGAAAGTCTAGGAAGACAGAGTCTTTACCAGTAACCCCTATAACTCACTCAAACCCTGAGTCCATGAACGGGAGGTATGCTGTTGAGGTTGATCCAGTTACATCCATG AAAGAGGAGCAGTCACTGCCTATTCGTCGTTCACGCTCAGTCCCTACGTTCTTCAACAAAGATGGAAGTGTAAAGCCATTAGGTGTTTTCCGTGTGATTCCTACTCCATCTCGAGGGGATGAGAAGATTCTAGAGATGATGCCGGCATCTAAAATAAGTAAACCCAATG ATGAAAATAGTTATGGCGGGGAAGATGttcctgaagaagaagctgtatGTAGAATCTGTATGGTTGAAATGGAGGAAGATTCAGAAGCTTTTAAGATGGAATGTATGTGCAAAGGGGAATTAGCTCTTGCCCACAAAACATGCACGATTAAGTGGTTCACAATAAAAGGGAACATAACATGTGATGTGTGTAAGCAAGAGGTGAAAAATCTCCCGGTGACTCTTCTCCGTGTACAGGATTCTCAAGAACGTTCTAGAGCAGCCAGGGATATAGAGATTTCACGGTTCAATAACGAATGGCAAGAAGTTCCAGTTCTTGTCATTGTAAGCATGCTTGCCTACTTTTGTTTCCTCGAGCAGCTTCTGGTTATGGAAATGAAATCCAGTGCAGTTGCGATAGCTTTACCATTCTCTTGCATTATAGGTCTTCTTGCATCGATGACATCAACAGCGATGG tgaagaagaagtttgtgtGGCTCTACGCAATCGTTCAGTTCTGTTTTGTGGTCCTCTTCGCTCATCTCTTCTACTTAGCT ATTAAGCAGCCGGTTATGTGTATTGTCTTAGCCACTATGATCGGATTTGGACTCACCATGACCGGCACAACGGCTGTTAATGAGTATTTGAAATGGAAGAGAAGCAATGCCCACCAGTCAGCAAGCACTTAA